The following proteins are encoded in a genomic region of Blastopirellula marina:
- a CDS encoding transposase encodes MLSPGKTHESNCLHELLETCEVRGDESDDFINPIFLAGDKGYRAEWIDECLVETGILPIIPSKSNED; translated from the coding sequence GTGCTTTCACCTGGCAAAACCCATGAGTCCAACTGCTTGCACGAGTTGCTGGAGACATGCGAAGTGCGAGGCGATGAATCGGACGACTTCATTAACCCCATCTTTCTCGCTGGCGACAAAGGGTACCGAGCCGAGTGGATCGACGAGTGCCTGGTCGAGACTGGAATCCTGCCCATCATCCCCAGCAAATCGAACGAAGACTGA